The following are encoded in a window of Megalobrama amblycephala isolate DHTTF-2021 linkage group LG19, ASM1881202v1, whole genome shotgun sequence genomic DNA:
- the LOC125254667 gene encoding C-X-C chemokine receptor type 5 encodes MDMDKITDKFTIDLNFSEDYFSEYENVTEQPDGVQYICKNEKNPLHLFHTVFRPLVYSVVFLLGLTGNGLLLTVLLKRRSNLRITEIYLLHLALADLLLLFTLPFAITQGAAGWLFGTFLCKLLGLINRLNLMCGSLLLACIGFDRYLAIVHAIPSLQARRPRTVHLTCVLLWLICLSVAIPNMVFLSVMKEVNSTRLSCDYHNYGIHASNWLLTSRFLTHLLCFFLPLVIMGYCYTSIIITLCQSQRSLEKQGAIRLALLVTLVFCLCWLPYNITVFTHTLVVLGVMPKLDCHAHDALNRALIVTESIGFSHCCLNPILYAFIGVRFRRDLLQLLAKTKCLRACLSGLQRKSLNRMSITEAITTTTSNQYI; translated from the exons ATGGACATGGATAAAATAACAGATAAATTCACTATTGATCTGAATTTTTCT GAAGACTATTTCAGTGAATATGAAAATGTGACAGAACAACCTGATGGAGTGCAGTACATCTGTAAGAATGAAAAGAACCCACTGCATCTGTTTCACACTGTGTTCCGACCCCTTGTATATAGTGTGGTGTTTCTCCTGGGCTTAACAGGAAATGGTCTCCTCTTGACAGTTCTGCTAAAACGGCGGAGCAACCTGCGCATCACAGAGATCTATCTGCTACATCTGGCACTGGCTGACCTGCTCCTCCTCTTCACTCTTCCATTCGCAATTACTCAAGGAGCAGCCGGGTGGCTTTTTGGAACCTTTCTGTGCAAGCTATTGGGCCTTATTAATCGCCTCAATCTGATGTGTGGGAGTTTGCTTTTGGCATGCATCGGCTTCGATCGCTACCTCGCCATTGTGCACGCCATCCCCAGTCTCCAGGCCCGTCGGCCTAGGACGGTTCACCTCACTTGTGTACTGCTCTGGCTCATCTGCCTATCTGTGGCCATTCCCAACATGGTGTTCCTGTCCGTGATGAAAGAGGTGAACTCTACCAGGTTGTCTTGTGATTACCACAACTATGGCATCCATGCAAGCAACTGGTTGTTGACCAGCCGCTTTCTCACACATCTGCTGTGCTTCTTTCTGCCTCTGGTGATCATGGGGTACTGCTACACTTCTATAATCATCACTCTTTGCCAAAGCCAGAGAAGTCTGGAGAAACAGGGAGCAATTCGGTTGGCCCTACTGGTTACACTGGTTTTCTGCCTGTGCTGGCTACCGTATAACATCACCGTTTTCACGCATACCCTGGTAGTGTTGGGTGTTATGCCTAAGCTGGACTGCCATGCTCATGACGCACTGAATCGGGCACTGATAGTGACAGAAAGCATTGGCTTTTCCCATTGTTGTCTGAATCCAATCCTGTACGCCTTCATAGGGGTCCGTTTCCGAAGAGACCTCCTGCAGTTGCTAGCAAAAACAAAGTGTCTGCGTGCATGCCTGTCAGGTCTTCAAAGAAAAAGTCTTAACAGGATGTCGATCACAGAAGCCATTACTACCACAACAAGTAACCAATACATATAA